From the genome of Setaria viridis chromosome 1, Setaria_viridis_v4.0, whole genome shotgun sequence:
ATCATCATTTTGATTTCCAGTCCCTCACTACGATTCGATCAAGACCCCACTAAAAAATTCGATCAAGACCCCACTAAAAACTAACTGACCATCATTTTTAACTGAAAAAATTATACTAGTATCATCATTTTGATCTCCAAATTAGTCCAATGTACTACTCCTTCTGTTCCAAATtagtcgttttggtttttttaatttattatgcatctagagtGCATAACAAAGACTACGCACctataaaaactaaaacgacctgcaatttagacggagggagtaacaatcTAGCACGGGGAGGTGGAATCTAAAAACAAACTTCCAATGATTCCAGGCGATAAGGGATCTTTGTTTTGATTTGCTATGATTCTATGAATCGTAGTTCTAACGTGTGCAGGAAAGGCGTTCAATCCTGGTCCGGAGCTGCTTTGAAGATCCTAATTCTTGACCGGACAGGACACGGACACAGGTGCTCTGTCTGACCCGGCGTTGGTGCCAGACACGGACCCTATTTTAGGCAAAAACCCGGAAACCCCTCGGGCCCTGGCCGTAACCCTACCCCGTATAAAACCCGGCGCAGCGATAGGGCTCCCCTCCCTTCGATTCCATCCATCGCCGCCGAAATCCCCATTGCCCCTCTCGCGCTTCACCAAGCTCTCAAGTTTCCTCGCAGGCGGCTGCGATGGAGGAGGTCACTGAGGCCGTGAACAACCTTAGCATCTCGGGCGgaggggccgcggcggcggcggcggacgatgCCGGCGCGGAGGGGCACAAGAAGAACCGCATCCAGGTCTCCAACACCAAGAAGCCCCTCTTCTTCTATGTCAACCTCGCCAAGGTGAGCTGGGGGGCATAAAGCCCAATCTTTTCTCTTTGTGGTGGAGGAGAATGTATTTGGGGGGATTTTAATCTGCTCGCGGGGCTTTAGACTCCCAATAGAAGAGCTTCCGTTTGGTTGGGGTTTTGCCTGACGAGATGTACTCGCGAACGATTTGACTGGATTTGGGCTTGTCGCTAATCTGTTGTGTAATGTTGTTCGTGTGCAGAGGTACATGCAGCTGCACAATGAAGTGGAGCTCTCGGCCCTCGGCATGGGTAAATCTTTTCATCCCGAAAGCTTTTCGTTTTATTTATCAAACTCATTATCCGTTAATTGAATCTCCGCAAAGCTGTGCTAGTATGCTGCGATTGATTGATATTCAGTTGTAGACTATTTGTGGAAAGATGTGTAGCAGTAGCAGTGATTGATTCCATCCTATGCTAATGATTGTCATTGTGTGGTACCTTTTTGTACTTTGCCAAATGTCTTGGATGGTTACTTACTTTGGTTCTTGTTTTTAGTTTATTggacatcttttttttaattagcaTAATTATCAAGATATCCTGTTGGCTCATTGGGGGTTGGCGAGCTTTTTCTTATCTGTACACTGCACAACTTTCTTTAATTCTACATCTGTGGGAGGAATGCTCGTTGTTAATCCGTTAGCTAAAGAACCAAGTGGCAGACCTATTGGGGAGCAACTAGCACTTCATATTGGCACAGTCCGTGGCAAGCGTTTTGTCTGACTTGTGGTTTAGGAGTTATCAAGGTCTCGTGCAAGATGGTGGTGCCAAGGACATAAGGAACTAAGGAAGTGATGAAACTGTTGGGTAGGCCACACAATAGATGATATGGAGGTAGGCACAGACATGGGTGGTGAATTTGGGCCACACGGTATTGTGAGGTAGCATTACACCAAGATGACCCAGGCCTAACTGCATTACATTACTGGCTTTTTTTAGTTTGAAGGTGGCATATGTGGGCCTTAAAAAGCTTGGCCTAGTGCTGAAGCTCATGCATTCTTTGGCCTAGGGTCCCCCGACTAAATCAATATTGCCTCCCAAGGCCATAACAGATGGCACTCCAAGAGTTCGAACTTAAAAATTAGCTTGTGGTTGGCTTCTCTTATGGAATAGTTTTCCCGGCAATCTTTAGATCAATTTTGAAAAGTGGTTGTTTCTAAAAACTAGGCAGACTGATCACTTAAATGAGTTCTGAAACTGCCAATGTACATGTTCACAAAAATTGAGTGTCTTCCCTCGTAGCTTGTTGACAATAGTTGTGATTGAAGTCTTGTCCTCAGTTTGTTGCAATCCAGCCATTGCTACATAGCTAGTCCCTTGTACAGGAAGTTGCTGTAAATTTTGTTGCAAACAATGTCTAAGATCAAATTTGCATTGATATGTTATGTTAATTTACACTTACACGCATTGTTGTATTGTATACCTGGTTTGTTTGTCTTTTCCCCCTCTATCACCTTTTGCTATTGTGTATCTACATGCcttttttttgaactaaaccTGGTAACTTTATCCTTTCAGCCATTGCAACGGTGGTGACTGTTGCGGAAATTCTGAAAAATAATGGCCTTGCTGTCGTGAAGAGTGAGTCTTGTTTCTAATAAAGTAATTATGTTCGATGAATTCCCTTCTCTTTTCAGACTAATCTTACCGAGAATCACTTGCAGAGATCATGACATCTACTGTCGATGTCAAAGATGAAACTAGGAGCCGCCCTATCCAGAAGGCCAAGGTAAATGTGTTTCCCATGGCGATTCTTATGCATTTTTCAAGTTTATTTGTAGGACCGTTTCCTTAAACCTAACGTGTGGCCCTGGTCAGATTGAAATATTGCTCGGCAAGACGGAGAAATTTGATGAGCTGATGGCAGCAGCTGCGGAAGAGAGGGAGGCCGCGGAGGCTGAGGAGCAAAGCTAAATACCTGCAGGACCCCTGTTGTAGCTTGTTTTACTGTTCTGCAGCTAGATTTGCCCAGTTCTTAGTTTGCCAAGTCGGAAAAGACAAGTGCTTGTAAAATCAATTGAGGGCGCAGCTTTTTTGGTGTGCTTTTACTTGATTCATTAGGTCTGGATGGTACAACTTGTGTTCAGTATGATACTCTTGATTTGTCCCTATTTCCATTCAGAAGGTATCTCCTCGTTTATATATGGTCCGTAAATCTCctgttgtggtggtggtgttgcaAAATTTTGAGTTCTCTGAAGCTACCAGAATAAAGACAGCATATACATTCACATCTTACCTTATTATTGTGCAGAGATCAGTAAATCAATGCAGATGGTGTTTACTCTGAACCAAATTGAACGCATCACTTGCTGAATGCAATTGTTTACTAAACGCAACAACTTGGACTCCAAATATTCAAATGTAGTACTAACACAAACTTGACACGACAGGTAGTATAGTGCAAACACAAACATGCAAACATGACAGCTAATGAACTCCAAATAGGCAAATAAAGTACAAATAATACAAATATGGAACATGAAAACGCAAACTCTTAACTCCAAACATAGTACTCGATGAAATACAAACATACGACCTGAACACACCAAATGTACTATTCTCCATTCTTTTCTCGTTCCAGGCTTCGCAAGATCTTGGTCTCCAATGCCATTGCCATCCACTTGATCAAGCGGCCTTCTTGTCCTCGTCCCCATCGCCAGCTTCGCCAtcctcctcttcgtcctcctTGTCGACGAGGATCTTCTTGCAGGCCTCATAGCACATGAAGGAGATTCCTGCAGCCGGCATGAGCTTGATGCAGCTCGGACCCAGGCCGCGGTACAGGCCAGCGGCACCCTCCTTCTTGAGGATGCAGTACATGGCGTGCAGGACGTTCCGGTAGACCTGCCTCCCGCCGACGGCGCCCACCTGCATCTGCTTGCGCGCCACCTCCAGCGGGAACGTGGCCGTGCTCGCAAtggcgcccgccgccgacccgatgagcagcgtcgccgccgcgccgacgtCGGCGCCGGGGCGCCGCCCGGTGGCGCGGCGGTAGAGCCGCTTCAGCGTCTCGTAGGCGTAGAAGTTGCAGGCCGCGTACGGCACCACGCCGATCAGGCTCGGCGCCAGCCCGCGGTACAGCTCCGACGGGCCCTCGTCGCGCAGGATCTTCACGAACGCGTGCGCCACGTTGTCGTACGCGTCCTTCTGCACGCCATGCATGACACGATGGTTAGCATTAAGCTGCTAGCTGTTGCTTGTGATCATGAGAAGATGGCTTGTCATTTGGTTTACCTCGACGGTAACCCTGGTCTTGATCAGCTCCATGGGGTAGGTGCAGAGGGTCGAGGCAACTCCGGCCATGGCTCCGGCGACCAGAGGCGTGGGGATCGGGACcttcggtggctcgtcggcctTGGGCGTCAGGAATTTCTTGGCTGTGTCATAGGTGAAATGCTGtgcacaacaaaaaaaaaagaagagaggaagGTAAATTTGTGATTCAGTGCAAATGGCCACCATGGATTCAAATGCTTCAAGAACGTGTAGGTGTCGTACCTCAATAGCCTTGCTTGGTGCGACGCGGAGGACGTTGACGGCGTTGCCGCGGAACAGGCCGGTCCAGCCCTCGTTCTGCATGATCCACTGGAACACCCCGGCCATGGAgtcggcgccgctgctgccgaccATCAGGTGCGTCCGGATCGTCTCCAGCGGCGCCACGAACGTCCTCGacacggcgccggcgatggcgccgcTGACCAGGCGCCGGAGGTGCGGATTGGCGATCTTGACCCTCACCTTCCTCAGGCCGCCGCCCAGGGCCAGCTGCTTCTTgccgcccttcttcttcttcctcacgtcctcctcctccgccgccgccgcctcgccggccgcctgttgcccgggcacggcggcgccgagctGGCGCGCGATGTCGCAGTTGTCGGCGGGCCCAGCCTTCGCGCCGCGCTCACGCGGGTCGCGCCCCGGCGCGACGCCCGGGCACGCGCTGAGGCCGACGCTGGCGAACATCGCCCGGCGAGGGAACTCCAGCTCGGCCTTGCCGCCGCCTCGTGGCTTCCAAGGGAGGGCGATCTCCGGGAGCTGCAGGGTCCAGCTCTCCTTGCTCTTGGTCACCATCGTCGTCACCGCCATTGTCGCCGCCATCTGTCAGTTCAGACTTTCAGAGCAAATAATCCTTGCCTGAAAATACCATGACAACGCATCAACACAACCATGCATCGATCAATCTTATGATGATCAATGTAACAAAATGCAACAAATTGAGAATCACCTCGAGTAAGGAGGTCCAATATGATGGTTCTCTCGATGAGGAGATCGACCGGCTTCCCTTCTTCTCTAGCCGTGGTGGGGAGGGCGCCTTTTATAAGTGATCGACTAGGATTTCTGGGGGCGCCGGAGCTGCAGATGTGGCAGTCCTCCTGTGGGTTGTTACCCTTTCCAGCTGCAAGAATTCATCTACCTGGCGTGCACGCTGGCCGTGTACTTGTGTGTACGTGCCAAATCTTTGCTTGAAATGGGGCGCGCCTTGTGCTGCCGTCTGTTTGCGGCCATGGACTCACCTGCAACAGAAATGGTGCCCCGCACGCTTTGCGGCTTCAGTTGTAGAACCTCGGCGAGGATGAGGCCAAGGGCACCCATTGATCCTTagcgcgccggcgacgacggccgtgAGCGGCGGTCACGTTCTGGATGCCCTCGAGGCGTGAGATGGCACTGCCGTTTGGTGGCGAGGGGTGCGTTCTGCAACGTGAAGCTTTGCGTGGCGTTTGGGAGGATGTCAGTGAGTgtgttgcaggcttgcagctgcaAAGTAAGGTGGTAAAGAAGATGACACATATGGATGGGTTGTCTTTGCTTTGCGCTGCGTTGGTATACGAACAGCACGAAGTGCCTTTGCTGGTTGCAAGGTAGTGTATGGACAACATGTCGACACGCAATTGGTAAGGGGAAGATGACACCTATGAATCGTTTGTCTTTGCTTGAGTCGTCGTTGTTGTTAGAGATGGCAAGCATGTAAAGGCACTTTGTGTTGGCCTGGGGCAAATTCAGCAAAGGTTCCCGGCTGCCAAGACATGTGAGGCCTCGTTCTAGATGGTCATTAGGCCCCAAGGCATTCGTGCACGGTGTTGTATCATATATGTGGCCGCCAATGCAGGCTCCCTACACGAGGATTCCATGTGTCATTTGGGCATATTATACCTGATTTATATTAAGAAAACTAGAGCCGATACAGAAAAGACCGCGCcgaaaaataaaattacaatCACATTTTATATTTTATAAAGTCGTTTTAGATTGATGTATCTAAATTGGCTGTTGTCTAGAGTCCAAAGTTAACTATTCATTACTGGTGAGAAGGTGTGAGGTGCCGTTCTATTGGTTGGATGCTAAGCTATGTAATTTGTGGTTGCTGTCGCCTTCTTCAGCAGTATTGACGTCAGGCCACGGAATATTTGTGCTGATGGCTAAAAAAATTCTGTGCGGGCAGGCCGAGCACCTGCCAGCAATTTTAAGCCAGCACAACGGAGGCTCTCTATACTGACGGGTGGCATAACCAACCGCCAGCACAATGGCGGTTGGTTATGCCACCCGCCAGGAATATTTATTTTCCCATTCTATATATTATTTCCCgtgatttatttataatttctactTTTCACCAGTTTTTAGCTGCCAAATTTTTTAGCTGCCAAATTTTTTAGCTgccaaatttaaatatgtatctccaaccacgtaACAACgaacttaaataataaataattcacattattaaaaattgcatcgtacataatagataattcacattattcaacaaacttgaataataaattatTCATATAATTCAACaattggaatagagctattcgtCCGGTGACGACTTCGTCCATCTACGAAGACGTGTGCATTTGTCCGCCGCCAACACGCAATTTGGATCAAAAAAAATTCTCCGTCCTCATGACAAATTTCCCGttggatgaacctcgccatgtccctACAAAATGTTGACGATGCCTCTATCTTCAAACGCCATATCATGAGTGTTGATCCTAGGCATCTGCCagtatacagtaaatgaagattatgatgtattaccattaggaagttagcacatggtagtgtataagagacttacatCTTTGGGGTTcatccggtacctcccattatttctgaggaactcgcacacgtaatatccgtATAGCACAGAGctgggaggttgcttgtggcactgcaatcaaatagaaaaatgatgagttgttataaatgacaagtctacattatatgaaaagaaaccaagtttttatgttcttacccATCTATGTGTTATTATTTTCATTGCTTTCTTCCTATTTTTAGGGCATTCCCCACCTTTCAGTACGTAAAGCCTGTGCACACTTCGAGgataagagttagtaatacaacttaggtgcatagaatctcaacatgcatttaagtactgccaagggatgtcttacttttgtacaATGCCTAGGAATTCCTTGTAACTATCTTTGGTAAATCTGACTAAATCGAGGATCATTGCAGATCCAAGCTTGGGGTAAATATAGATGCAAATCCAGtggtctctgcattatattagaataatttatattatagatggcattaattagcaccaagtatataaatagtaatttaaacTAGCTAGCTTACTGAAAATTGTAAGCCCCCATGATCTGCTACTTGTGAGCCTTTTTTCCTCGTAACTCTTACAATGTACACGGACACTTTATGCATTTCTTCTTTCTAGGCTTTTTTCtttatagcatttttctccACTTATGGTTGtgttgtttccatttctgcttTGCCCTTTCATTCATTTTGAActtgtgctctggctcgctaatttgtgctgggtcaaggtacgctCCGAATACCTGTCGTTCATCAATTCTTCCTCTTTCCATGGCATCTTGCAGAATAGGTAGTCGTTCAGGTACTaaacatataaaatatatacgtaTGTACGTAAAACTTGTGTATacggtacatgtggacttacaagcaccatactgTAATGAGCTGGACGTCGAGGTGTTGATGACGGTAAATTTTGTGTAAATCCTCAAAATCGATAACAATCTCGTAATCCCAAGCGCCAAGGAAAACCTTTTTTGGGATACGCGTGGTGATTGctcgaatgccttgcttcattacggcaatgatccatccatgcaacTTATTGAGTTCCCATGGACCATCTAGCAGATCCCaccgatacaagaatggtttgccatgctcatattCATCTGGGACTTCATCTGATGTAAAGAAATTGAGGCCTTCATCTATTTCCTTTCGCTGAGAGGGGCCGCAAGCTACAAATTTCTCACTAGAAGATGAAGCCTTGGTCTTCAGTACGTCTAAGAACTTGTCGACTTGTGTTGATGGATCCTTATTCTCGTATGTCctgaccatacgaggtaccCTTGGCCTatggggaggtggagatggcggcCTCTGGGGAGGTGGAGATAGTGACCTCGGCGATGTTGGATCATCACCTTGGAGAAACGAAGTTCATTCCTCCTTAGTGAGACCTTCTAGAATAGGTGATAGCGGCATTGGCTGCTCGCCCTCATTGGTAGCTCCCTGCATATGTGAATGAGTCGGCTGCTCGCCCTTAGTGGTAGTTACTTGCACATGTGACTGCGTCAGCTTCCCCGTGTCAGCATTTGACTGTACCATGGGTTCATCTTGGCTCGATCATGAGGTTTTTGGCGATGCATTAATATTCAGAACGATATCTCGGCGATGCCACAGTATGCCACGTTAATGAAGCTAgatatgatggatagaagttcaaaaggaaggttggaatggcacaaactcaccttatatagccacccccttccaagaaaatcaagagcaaaaccttccccttagatttggtgtttttggagcttttcccgagctcctctcgggcaagctccaaatggaaggttgcctggggaagaagatgaatAGGAGCATTTATGGcgggctctgtgctggcgggcgacgtaAGCCAACCGCCAGCATAGATCActccatctgtgctggcggtggGCTTAGGTTGACCGCCAACACAATGGCCTCTGTGCTAGCGGGCCACATAAGCACACCACCAGCGCAGATGGGGcaatctgtgctggcgggtgcttgcgTCGCCCACTAGCACAATGGCCATTGTGCTGGTGGGTACTCCCCCACCGGCCTAAGGAAGTtttatgctggcgggtgccaatcacgTCCGCCAGCACGCTAATTAGCCTGTGCAAGCACAAATCATTTCTGGCGTAGTGTGATGCGATCTTTGAATGGTTGATATGTCATCCACTCATGAGCTGGCGCTAACGTGGCACCCGCGTATAAATCTTTCTTGGCTTCTCCGAGATGGTAACACACTTTTCATATATGGATCATTTGTCCAGGCAATAAACTCATCCACCATGTTCGTTT
Proteins encoded in this window:
- the LOC117842537 gene encoding uncharacterized protein At2g34160 — translated: MEEVTEAVNNLSISGGGAAAAAADDAGAEGHKKNRIQVSNTKKPLFFYVNLAKRYMQLHNEVELSALGMAIATVVTVAEILKNNGLAVVKKIMTSTVDVKDETRSRPIQKAKIEILLGKTEKFDELMAAAAEEREAAEAEEQS
- the LOC117842444 gene encoding adenine nucleotide transporter BT1, chloroplastic/amyloplastic/mitochondrial — its product is MAATMAVTTMVTKSKESWTLQLPEIALPWKPRGGGKAELEFPRRAMFASVGLSACPGVAPGRDPRERGAKAGPADNCDIARQLGAAVPGQQAAGEAAAAEEEDVRKKKKGGKKQLALGGGLRKVRVKIANPHLRRLVSGAIAGAVSRTFVAPLETIRTHLMVGSSGADSMAGVFQWIMQNEGWTGLFRGNAVNVLRVAPSKAIEHFTYDTAKKFLTPKADEPPKVPIPTPLVAGAMAGVASTLCTYPMELIKTRVTVEKDAYDNVAHAFVKILRDEGPSELYRGLAPSLIGVVPYAACNFYAYETLKRLYRRATGRRPGADVGAAATLLIGSAAGAIASTATFPLEVARKQMQVGAVGGRQVYRNVLHAMYCILKKEGAAGLYRGLGPSCIKLMPAAGISFMCYEACKKILVDKEDEEEDGEAGDGDEDKKAA